The genomic region AGGTGCTCAGTTGAATGACCCGTGTCTTCTCAAACCAAGATCCCCCAGTTCAACTCCCCAGAGATAAGCAGCTGCCTTTGGCCATTCCTGCTTTAGTCTGTTTGTAAAATAAGGGTACGCCAGCTTCTCTTTCTACAGCATTTGGCCCTCATATTTCTCATCTTTAAGTGATGGGAGGGTTAATGGCTACCATGCACCCATTGCTTGGTACCCATGGCTTACTGCCACTTCGTGCAGGCTCAGGGtgcccacagcacagtgctggtgtGCAGAGTGCAGCAGAGCCCCCCCATCCCTGGtcatgctgctgctcccagcctcaGGAATTCCATGGAAAGGGCCTTGCTTTCAAGCCACCACGTTCAGTGTGCATAAACCACAGCAAACAGTTCTGCATTTGAGTAACCTGGCATCAAAGGGCCCCTCTtcttctctgcagctgcacctACAGAGACCACCAATGAAAATGCAAGCCTAGCAGTCAAAAAGTGttgattctgtgaaaaattaATGTCACAGTCACTGGCATTTGGGGTTTCTGTGCTGGGGATAGAAAGGCATATGGGTGCAGGAGGTAGATGTGCTGAGGTCAGCTGCTGCcagactgcagctctgcctgcctgcttgGGAGTGAGACGTTTACCTGCAAGAAAAACGGGCTCTGCGTTTTGCATCTGTGCACAAAGAGTTGGTAAAAACAGCTCGTGCCTGGCTTGTTGCTGCCATGGAGCAGCTCTGATCACTTTCAGCCAGGGTTTGTGCTGCCAGTGCTTGGAGGCAGCCGTGTTCCCCATCAGAGCCACTCAACATCTGACATGGGCCTTCACTTTGCACACCTCCGTGTGTCACTAAAAGGTATCCGGGATTAATAAGGGATAAGATGCACAGGGGATTACCTGGGGGACTGCGGCCCCTTCCAGGACAATTAACTGGGAGACATTTGGAAGTTTGTatttacagaagaaattatCCTGCTGACAACTCTGCCCAGATCTCCTTCCCCCTTCTGCTCTACCCGTCATGTAAGCAAGCAAGCCTTCCCCGGCCTGTGCGAAGAAAGCATTCCCTTTGTGCTGCCCATGGGAAAACAAGGCCAGAAGAAGGCAAAACAGCTTTTGGGCAGATGCACAGCCCCTTGGCACCACCGTGCTCCTGGACGGAGCTCCCACGCCTCTGACTGCGCTGCGCAGCGGCACTTACTCATGCTGCAGCAGGTCTTTGAAGTGAATCATCTCCACAATGACCTGGACGTTCTCCTTGGCAGCGGAGCAGAGGTCATGCTTCAGGTAGCACTCCCGCTGTAACTGGAACACCATCTCTTTAATGGCTGGGCACTTACGGCTGATGCAGCTGAATTTATGCCTCAAGGCATGAGCCTTACACTTCAGAGCGTCTTTAATGAAGGATTTTCCctgagaagagaagaaaagaaatggaggagGTCGGTGTTTCTGCCCATTAAGCGCGGCAGCTGATTTATGCCCAGCtagctgctctgcaggacaaTGTCAGGGCTTATTACACTGCTGGGGATATCACTCAGTGGCTgcatttcccctcttctctttgtttctctgcCCTTTAGGACCACACTGAGTAACCCTGCCTTGCTCTTCCAGAGGAGCTGAACCCATTGGGCTTCCTCACAGGCCTTATGAGCTTGCTCACAGTTCACTCATTGAACTACTTAGGGGAAATCAAAAGCATCCCTGCCtttcccctgtgctgctgacacCACACCACGTGTGTCACAGCCCGGCAGCTCCGCTCACTCCCTCCACTCTGCTGAGCAATCGGTGCATGGAAGCCTCCCGCATCTCTTAACTGCATCAGAATCTTTTACACAAATGCTTCTGGAAGAGCAGATTCTCACTGCCCTTTATCCGAAGGGTACGCCGGCGTGGTTCCGCTGACACAAACTTAACGTTCACCCAGATCTGTGAGCAGGTTTTGTCTCCAAGTTGTTTCAACCCAGAAATGCTTTTTTGCTGATCAAAGCTATCGCTCCCTTCTGCTCCCCCTGCCCCACGTGCCCTTCCCTCCAGGGTGAAACACACACAGCGCAGTGGGAGAACgaggagaagagaaaactggCATGCAAACCCAACCTGACATCATTTCTTGTGTTTCGGAGagagcaggaagcagagaaCGGCTAGTGCTAGCCCTGCTGTTCAACCCACCCTGAACTCGGGAGGCTTTTAGATGCCCACGTGCTTTAGGAGACCCAACCCCCGTGTCAGCGGTCAGCCAGACCCTCTGCACACCCGTGGCAATGTCAGCCTAAGCTCTCCCATGCCAGGCTCTCTGCAGGGCCgtggggctctgctctgctgtaaGCCGTGCGCTCAGGCCAGATGCCGCTGGCCCGCTGTCATGCTCTCTCCCCTCCACGCTGAAATGGGAGAGAAGGTTTACAGGACATAATAACAGGATGTCTCAATGATGCATAAACGGTCTGGGGAGAAAATGAAGGAGACGGACTTAATACCGCATACCATCCGAGTAATGTATTTTAATGTCAGCGCTTGAACTGAAGGCTGATTTGAATGCGGCAGCTTTAGGAGGTTGCCTGTACTGGCTGTGTGCAAGTCTGGAGAACCATGCTTTAATGACCGCACGTTGGGAAATGCTTTCTGATACATCTAAATGAGCTTGGGAGCCCAAGCTGCACTGCAGAACCATCTTTAAACAAAGATGACGTAGCAGCTTAAGCCGCTTAACGCTTCTGAAAACCGTGCTCATCTATGTTGCTGTTCTGATTTAGTTATCCTGGGAACGGCAGGAAAACATCCTCCCACGGAGCTGAGCAAggggcagcctggctgctgggacATTGCTCCTGGGTTCCGATTCTGGACCCTTCAATAGAAAAAACCCTCCTGAGGCTGGTCATGTGCAAAAGCAGGTCGCTCCTTAACGCTAACTTCTTCCTAAGATGTGCCGAAGAGCAAAAATACACGCAAAGTGCACATGAGAACCAAGCATAGGATATCTTGCTGCATTACCTGGGCATCAAATTTTCCAGCGTTGTGCAGGAAAGTCATGCAGATCTCGTGTAAGCCTCGGATCTCACAAGAGTTGTTCTCAAAGCACTCAAACACTCCACATCCCACATCGCCGGCATtaaccaggcagtgctggatCTCAGCTAAAACGAGCATTGATTACAGTTAGCTTGAAGAACTgctctgaggagctgctggtgggtagaggggggggggggagagagatTTTGCTAACATCAtcagtttggaagaaaaagcacatgTGACAACAGTTATTGTACCCACAGCATGCCCACTTTCTGCAGAAATTAGGCCAAAACTCAGGTGCATTATGTTATGAAAGTGATATCTAAGAAACAAGTGCCAAATCCACTACACTTACGTCAAGCTACTTCACATGAGAACTAACGCTCTGCATTCCTCAGGAGCAAAGGACAGGCGGGATTCTTGCTGTCTGACTGTACAGAGCCCCCATCAAATCCCAGCGCCAAAAGGAGAGGACActgaggagctgctcccagcccaaCGGGCTGCTCCTGGCACTGGGAGGTGGTTCCCGTGCTACGGCACAGCGTTCTCACAGGCTGCTGGGTGTCCCCTGGGCTGATGTCTATGAAGTTAATGGCAAAACTCCCACTGATAAACAAAGTCCTTTGCACTGAGCGTTGCATAAAGCTGAGACTATGTCCTCACCTAGGCAAAAATCAAttgaaaagacatttttatatgtgtatttataaaGTAGATCTACTGGACCTAGCAGTTACACACGTGTTTATTCTGCCCTGTCAGATGTTATGTAATAGCATTAAAAGAATGCTGGCTAACacttagggggaaaaaaaataactaaaattctaattcagctttaaaaaaaaaaaaagacaaagaaaaaagaaaaaaaaagctgttggtAACACTGCCAGAGGGAAGGGGGTTGCTGAAAAAGCCCGGGGATAAAGTTAAACAGGGGCAGCTTTTAGACTGGGACGGAGGATGCTAAGAATGTCTGCGCTCCGTGCCCAAGTGGTACCTTTAATTAAAGCTCGCTCTTGGGAGCCTGCCTAATCCCCTCCGAACCGCAGCGTGTTCCAGGCATCCCCTGTGCCGTGCGGTCCCTCTGCCGAGCGCTCGCTGCAACTTCCCGGCTCGGCGCAGCCTCCCGCACGCAGCGCGGATGAGAGTGCGGAGCCCGACGGGGTTCACGCGAACCCCCGGCTCGGAACCAGCGCACGCTCCACCTGCccggcagtgctgctggtgggcacCGGGGGGGGGTAAAGGGGGGGGGCAGGGCTCGGCTCCGGGCTTCACCCCGGCGTTGTGCGCCGCGGAGGGCCGCCCCGACAGCGCGCACCGGGGAAAAAATGGAGCTCTTTGTGGAGCTGCGGAGCGCGGAGCCGGGCTTTTTTGGGGCCGGGAGCTCAGCTGTAGTGCTTGTGTTGGCATCCGGATGCAAACCCTCGGCGGATCACATGTCCTGGCTCCAGCGTGCTGAGAACTGCACAGTGCCGTGATTCACATGTGGCAGTCCCTAATGGGCATTCGTGCATTCCTGCTCGTGTGTGTTTAAACACGTCTCGCAGCACGGagagtgttaaaaaaaaaaaggggggggggaaggccggggggggggggggtggcggagggggggaagggaagcGCTGGATCCCGCGCTCTATGTGCACGGCTGGGAAGCGATCCAGCAGAGCGCCCGCTCTTTCGAGGCAGATAATGCCCGGGGGAAGGAGAGACCCCCGCACGCCCCCTCCTCCGCACCCGTCGCATCACTGCGCGGCTCCCGCGGGGGAGGCAGAGCCGGGACCCTTCCCTCCGTCCCCGGGCCGGGAAACTTTCCGCTCGCCCCCGGCCACGCGTGCCGGGCGGCTCCGAGCTGTCAGAACCCACCGAtcccccccgcccgcccccccgcAGCCGTACCTGTGTTCTGCAGGGACAGCCGCCCCTTCTGCTGCGGGGTGCGCTCGGGCTGTCCCTCGGGCGGCCGCGTGGCCTCAgtgcccgccgccgccgccgcccgggcgaggagcagcagcagggccagggccGGCAGCTCGCCGCGGAGCCCCGCGCACATGGTCGCGCtttgccctcctcctcctcctcgccgtctcctcgtcctcctcctcccccgcGGGCTGCCGCTGCTGCCGCCGCACCCGGGCCCAGCGCGCTGCTCGCCGCGGCCCCGCGTACCGCATGTGCCCGGCGCTGCTCGGCGCGGAGTGTCGGCGGCGGCGCCGGAGGGTGCCTCAAATATCCCCGCCGAGCCCCGGTGGCACTCGCATGAGGGAGCCGAGCAGGTGTCGCTCCGCGTCGCGGCCAATGGCAGCCGCCGCCCGCTCCGACCGCCCGCCGGGGGCCGGCCCTGCCCTGGCGGCAGGTTGCAGCCTCCCGCCTCCCCTGGTCCCCCCCCCCGCGCCGCTGAGCCGGGCTGGGCTGCGGGGGGTGACGGAGCGGGGCgctggggctgggggcgggAGGGCCGCTTCCGCTGTCCTGCGGCACTCGGCTCTCGTTGCATGacttggttaaaaaaataaaacatctctttcccccccacccccccccaccccccccctcccaccccccgcGCCTTGTCCAAAGCAGCTGTTGCACAGAGTTTCTTGGAAATCTTcccctccctttttccttttccttccttcctcctcccccccacctcccccccctttttttaaaattaatttttattttccaaagattTGGGATCATGCGAGCTCTGCAGGGGACAAATGGGACAAAGCCATCACTTGGGGGGATGTGGTGGGATGAGGCACTCgagcactctgcctttcatgtCCCCAGAAGTGCACACTACAAGGAGCAAGGAGGGGGCATCGCCCTCAcggtccccccctccccttcccccccatgCTGCATCCCCAGCTCTCGCTGCTCCTTTTGGTCTTGGTAGCTGAGGGGGGGGGCGATGTCGGAAGGAAAATGTACAGCAGGTGATGggaagtgctgtgctggcacGGACAGGGCCGCCCGCTCCCCTCGCCCTGCTGTAATGCACATCAGATGTTTCATCAGCCCCCGGTGCTGCATGGGGCGCGCTGGGCCAGGGGTCCCGCTGTGGcctgggggggggcacagccaggaatgtctccagctgctgctgctgccttccccacaGCTGTCAGAATGCACTTGAGGAAATCCACTCACACCTCCCCAAGCAGGGGTCTCCTCGGTGGGACGTGACGCCGCGCCGCAGGACCATGGCTCCGCTGCAGCACAGGCGCTCCATCTCCcagctctctccctgctgcccccaaCACCCTCAGCTCTGCTTGCCTGTGCCTTTCCTCCCATCCCAGACTGAAGCTTTGCTCTCTGGGTGAGCTGTGCAGGTTTTGCTTACTGTTCTGTAGGGTTTGACTGCTGAACATCATTTTAAGACCAAAATCCTTAAGCTGTGCCAAGCTCATGTGGAAATTCCCTGTTATCAATGCGCTGCTGCCTCGAAAACTGCAGCGTGCAGCCTCCCCCTGAGCTCACTGTGCTGTGCGGATGGCTGCAAAGCCCCCGTGGCCTTTTGACAATGGAAAAGAGGATTTTTGgtgcatgtttgtttgtttgcttcatttttacCTCGCCCTGGTGCCGCTGGCCCTCCTTCTGCCCTTGCCCTCCTGCTATTTATTCTGCTGAAGAATTTTACTGTTTAGCTGCCTTTGCTGGGTTTAACCACCTGCTCTTAGCAGTTCCCATCTCCAGTGCTGGAGAACCAGTGGCTGAGTTAGCTCAGAGCAGCTCGGATGGAGACAGGCAGGAGAGCTTAAGGTGCAGCAGGAGAGGCAACAACCAGTGTTTCCAGCCAGTGGGTTGGATTGTATATGCAGTAAACCTTTTTTTAACGACTTTTATTTCCATGCCTCACAAATGGTACTTCGTTCTGTCATCTCTCCACTGCTTCAGGTCGGAtgctctcctgcagccatcCCCCACAGACCCCTCTGCCTCTCGTTAAAGTTACGATTTTTGGATGGGTTTTGCCCCTTTTGACTCAAAGGAATTCCACACCTCCTCCATCCCAgacccctctccctccctctggGCTCCTCCGTGCTCACAGCATCCTTTGAACCATGTggtgtctgtcctccccttcaGCCCACGTTGCATCGATTGCTCCCTCCAAGGTTATTTTCACGTTTCTCCTCCTTACCAAACCTGTGCCTATCACAGCACCCCCTCGTGTCACTGTTTGGTGGAGAAAGCTGACAGCCAGCAGAACGCTCCCCACTGCCTTCTGCTCCGCAGTGCTGTGGGCAGCGATGggattttctcccttttctctccctcctcagAGCACTCTGGGATCATTGGATCCATTCCCTTCCCAAGCAAGTCAGTGTGCAGTGAGAGCATCGTAAAACCAAGAGCTGTCAGAAAAAGTGCTCACGACACACAATTCATGCTCTAGCAATTTTGGCATCTCCTGGAGAACAGCGTTTTACTCGTTCTCTGGCCTCCAGCGTGAGTGCCAGGTGATTTTATAGAGCACTTATCAATTCCAGCCATTTCGGGGCCGGTTTCCAGCCGCCTTGGGATGCCTCCGAGCTGTGGATGTGCTCGGGCAGTGGGGAACTCACttctggctgtgggatggggtcCGGCCCTGAGGCATTGGGTGCTGTGTGAGGAGGGACCTCAGAGGGGGTTGCAGCTCATTCCAGCAGCCTGTTGGCTTTGGGAAGTGCACTTTTGAGCTCCCTTTGACTAATGCGTATAGGTGTTACTTTATAACAGCGTTTTGTGCTTTGATCAAAACATGATCAAGCGCGAGCGTTTTGCAACTGCCTTTAAACGGGAAGCATTTAattgtttggggtttttaggGAGAAGAGGTGCTTTCATGATCGTTATCAGGGCTGCGTCCCTGCAAGGCCTTCTCATGCTGGTGAAGGCTGAAAAATGCTGCGCAAGAGGCACATGGGGAGAAGCCGGCGACTTGAAAAGGgcagaggatgctgtggggaaGGTGTGCCGAGCTCTGGGTTCTGGGAGTTTATCGGTGACTAAAAGCGTTTCGCAGCAGAGGCGCAATAAGCCGTGCCGCGCAGCCCAGGCAGAGCGATGTATTTCATCAGActtgagaaaagaagcaagACGGGGGAATTTATtgtggcctcttctcctgggtaaTTTCCCCACCTCGGGGCTTAGTGCGAGGTGCTGACTTGCAAATGACACATCATTACGAaccagcccagagctgcagagcatcGCTGGGAAAGTGGTcggagagcagaggagctgcctcTTGGACCTCGCTCCTCCCGCTGTGGGACCTGCGCTGGGAAGGTTGGTTTAATTCCCACACGTTGGTTCTTGGATGGTGAGAATAAAGCTGCTGACGGTGCCTGAAATGGGGTTTGACACTGGAGAACCTGTTAGGTACATGTGGGCCTGGTGGGAAGCTACAGAGGGCTGTATTTTAAGCCGCTTTTCCTCCATCTATCATCGATTCGGTACTTTTGAATCTCTGTCACTGTAGTTTTTTATGATGAATGAGCAGAAGTTGACAATGAGgccacagaaaatgaaatgcaagaagAGTCAAGAGCTAATTATGTTACAAACGACACCAACTTGTTTTCCCGACTATGTATAAACCAAGCATTTGAGAAATGGTCCCAATGAGTTACGCACCGGGTTTAAAGGTGTTTTGGCTTCTCTGATAACATATGGGCTACTGGAAAGATTTATAAGGGCCAGAAATCCTGCCGAACATTTTAGTATTTAGAGCAGCAGGAAACCACTCTGCgatatttttaaagcaggtaTTTACTCAAGTAATTGGTTACTTTTTATGTGGAATGAGAAAACCTGGTGTAGCTATATTGGACCTGACATAAAAGAGAGGTATGTAATTTGTGAGCAAAACAGGGTGGAATGTACACATTGTACCTGGGGAGGTATTTCGAGAAAGACAACTCCTTGagacaaaaaaccaaaacaacagacGAGCTGGGTTGCATGCCAGCATTGTTTATTCCTTGGTTAATCAGCTGTGTAATGAATGTCCAGAAACAACCCCTGCTGCCCAGGTAGGTTAAGTTTCAAACTCTGCGAGCTTTGTGGACTTTGTAAAATGGATTAGATGGGAGCTGGACGAGAAACACATATTTCTGAGAACGTTTTGgttctaataataataataataataataaagtggCGACGTTGGTGCCAACAATTTACTACAAAATATACGAACCAGATGCCGTTAAACTATAATTCCAAGCAATTTGCCAGAATTATGTATTGATTTTATTCCTGCAGTCAAGCTGAAGATCCGCGTGTTTCTTATTACTTGTGGATATAAACAAGAACGCGGAGCGATTACAACTAATATAAGGCGGGTAATTCCAAACAGACGTGATTTCTGTGACTACTGCACTAGCtaaagaaaaatggaagctCTGTTGGTAATTACGTGCGCGGGGCTCGGCAGAATGTGGCTATTCATATTGAGGCGTATCAGGCTGCAGTCTGCTTAGTCACCAGATAAGAGCTTTGGCCAAACGCATCTGTTTCTCCCCGTTTCTCACagtagtactttttttttttttccccttaaaagaATGGGAAAGAGATCTGTAAGGCATGCTGAATTACTTACATTCTTCACTACTATGATACAAGGAAGGGACTCGCTCTCTGTTTCTTGCGGGCAATCTCTGACTTGCCAGTTCTTACCCAGATGAGCTGCTTTGTGACGCTTAAAAAGACAGACATTGACATCAAGCCTGCCATCTTGAAAGGACAGGATGAGTTTTAGGAGGAGTTTTTATGCCATTACTTGTCATTCAGGTTATAAAGAGCTCTGGCTGGCACTCCTACAAGCTGAAACAGTCTTTACCTACTGTCAAGAGGCTCTCAGAAAACCTCAAATAATTTCCTTCAGTGAAGTGGCTGCCTCAGTCATCTGTGGCTTGACGCAGAGAAGTGCTGAACATCCTGTAACACCCATGTCCCCAGGTTGGCCTCCAAGGCAGCCAGGAGGAAAATACGCTGGAAACTCAAGGAAAGAGACTTGAGAAAGAGCTTGGATTCAGAGAATAGGTTTGGTGAAGTCACCCAAGCCAAATTCCCCAGCGTGCTATAAAGGAAGGAGTGATCTGCAAAAGATTTGCAATTGAGTCTTTGGTCTCATCCAGGCAACTGGCTGCTGGGATGCAGCATCCCAGCCCTTCTGCACAAACTGTGTTGATTTTGAGAAgaacttattttatttatttatttgtttattgtaACGTAGAGCAAAGGGTGTTCTGTGGGTTCCCCATCACAAGACCACCTGGTGTAGAAAGTGTCAAAGTCAATGTGCTTCGGTGGGGGCAGGATCCAAACTCAGAGATCAATGTCCACCTGCAACGCGATATGATTTTGCAGTTTTGAACCCGCCGAGTCCTGAAGCAATAGTTACAGGAGACAGAACTGCCACTGCAGTGCTAATACCAAAGCCCGGTGCAAACAATTCAGCTAAGTGTCACAGCTGACACATTTATCAGACA from Gallus gallus isolate bGalGal1 chromosome 13, bGalGal1.mat.broiler.GRCg7b, whole genome shotgun sequence harbors:
- the STC2 gene encoding stanniocalcin-2, translating into MCAGLRGELPALALLLLLARAAAAAGTEATRPPEGQPERTPQQKGRLSLQNTAEIQHCLVNAGDVGCGVFECFENNSCEIRGLHEICMTFLHNAGKFDAQGKSFIKDALKCKAHALRHKFSCISRKCPAIKEMVFQLQRECYLKHDLCSAAKENVQVIVEMIHFKDLLQHEPYVDLVNILLTCGEEVKKAITRSVQAQCEQNWGSLCSILSFCTSSMHGDAVLSPEKKTGEASKAAAGRGDVLVPAEPEHRESSRAAKGERGARGHLNAHTRVKAGAHGPKGAHGIMDRTDELSDFSDIRRSSCVL